From a single Aspergillus puulaauensis MK2 DNA, chromosome 2, nearly complete sequence genomic region:
- a CDS encoding uncharacterized protein (COG:S;~EggNog:ENOG410PY5C;~InterPro:IPR002523;~TransMembrane:2 (i389-408o428-449i);~go_component: GO:0016020 - membrane [Evidence IEA];~go_function: GO:0046873 - metal ion transmembrane transporter activity [Evidence IEA];~go_process: GO:0030001 - metal ion transport [Evidence IEA];~go_process: GO:0055085 - transmembrane transport [Evidence IEA]), giving the protein MYQFNRELTARGVEWNPSSLYFVLEAWDYPGASSATDWNFRTGIIDEDQIEEWLDQTGEFSMPIAPAGVGPAHGGIRLLACNYTLFKKASVRMSRGTFELVESRFHLHPATLHSLEVAGGTFSRHFGSGTDGDWTSIILKVPQKFEIGNHMLSLTHHTNSRWTTALLAGESIVEALPHAQHTAPEALGRLSPCAIIREYLTRSPRLWNYPLTLPCIILTDHLRRAQSYSARDLTQSVMSIEEQLGVTRVGRRGNGPISRSVRGIMGTEGRPVQRTHAEHLTVEINTQVTRVRFTSASPMWNHEASVMIIGLAREFSRLMGQVPNSDDEIIGLLEHNINIARSLEDHVLGLQKRLELQLNVLYSFVAQTDNRMNARLAATAGRDSTSMKILAFITTIFLPGTFVATLFSMNMFNWEDQGSDRTVSSKFWIYWAVAAPLTVMTLGGWGLWWNFEKHRYDEHLESTVKRAGEVNPPPWWQRLLRVRETSRPEKYDVPTVIPVDVQGNARQRVRAERPERRASRTR; this is encoded by the exons ATGTATCAGTTCAACCGTGAGTTAACTGCGAGGGGGGTCGAGTGGAACCCCAGCAGTCTTTATTTTGTACTGGAGGCTTGGGATTATCCCGGT GCCAGCTCTGCGACGGACTGGAATTTCCGCACTGGCATCATCGATGAAGACCAGATTGAAGAATGGCTTGACCAGACCGGAGAATTTTCTATGCCAATTGCACCTGCGGGTGTTGGTCCGGCCCACGGAGGCATACGATTGTTGGCATGTAACTACACCCTATTCAAAAAAGCATCAGTAAGGATGTCTCGTGGAACATTCGAACTAGTCGAATCGAGATTTCACCTCCACCCAGCGACACTGCACTCGTTGGAGGTGGCCGGTGGTACCTTTTCGCGACATTTTGGCAGTGGCACGGACGGAGATTGGACAT CAATCATTCTGAAAGTACCGCAAAAGTTCGAGATAGGCAACCACATGCTTTCGCTCACACATCATACAAATTCGCGCTGGACGACAGCTTTGCTCGCGGGCGAGTCGATTGTTGAGGCACTACCCCATGCTCAGCATACGGCCCCAGAGGCCCTGGGACGATTATCCCCATGTGCTATAATCCGAGAATATCTAACTCGTTCTCCAAGACTTTGGAACTACCCCCTCACGTTGCCATGCATCATTCTGACTGATCATTTGCGCCGGGCGCAATCATACTCCGCCAGGGATCTTACGCAGAGCGTAATGTCCATAGAAGAACAGCTTGGAGTAACGCGAGTTGGAAGAAGGGGCAATGGACCAATCTCTCGCAGCGTAAGGGGGATTATGGGCACAGAGGGAAGGCCTGTGCAAAGAACCCATGCTGAGCATCTCACTGTTGAGATAAATACACAGGTCACTAGGGTGCGTTTTACGTCTGCATCTCCAATGTGGAATCATGAGGCATCTGTGATGATTATCGGCCTTGCAAGGGAGTTCTCTAGACTCATGGGCCAAGTGCCTAATTCAGACGATGAAATCATAGGCTTATTGGAACATAATATCAACATTGCAAGGTCGCTTGAGGATCATGTTCTCGGACTACAGAAACGATTGGAACTGCAACTGAATGTG CTCTACAGTTTCGTGGCCCAAACAGATAACCGAATGAACGCACGTCTTGCTGCAACAGCTGGAAGGGACAGTACATCAATGAAGATATTAGCTTTCATCACCACCATATTTCTTCCAGGGACTTTCGTTGCG ACTCTGTTTTCAATGAATATGTTCAACTGGGAGGACCAGGGATCGGACAGGACTGTGTCATCCAAGTTCTGGATCTACTGGGCGGTTGCAGCACCTCTTACGGTCATGACCCTCGGCGGATGGGGGCTATGGTGGAATTTCGAGAAACATCGCTATGATGAGCACCTAGAAAGCACCGTTAAACGAGCAGGAGAAGTGAACCCACCGCCATGGTGGCAAAGACTGTTACGAGTTCGGGAGACTTCACGCCCGGAGAAATACGATGTTCCAACAGTGATACCAGTTGACGTCCAGGGAAATGCCAGACAACGTGTACGAGCTGAACGACCGGAGCGCAGAGCCAGTAGGACGCGGTGA
- a CDS encoding aspartate aminotransferase family protein (COG:H;~EggNog:ENOG410QDKJ;~InterPro:IPR005814,IPR015424,IPR015421,IPR015422;~PFAM:PF00202;~go_function: GO:0003824 - catalytic activity [Evidence IEA];~go_function: GO:0008483 - transaminase activity [Evidence IEA];~go_function: GO:0030170 - pyridoxal phosphate binding [Evidence IEA]): MNLIARLFLPRSVRMEKSPTMFIADSPTSFCLVLSTCRNLESIMSSRAQQASAYLQDSRQRYGSRNPKSKVQHERAARHLPGGNTRSVLHGSPFPLCMASGRANRLVDIDGHEYLDFMCDMTAGLYGHSHPLISETITSTLASTGMNVGATTVAEARFAEAISDRFTNIDQLRFCNSGTEANLYALSVARQVTGRRKVIVFEGAYHGGVLSFAHGVAPNNVDREDWILGQYNDRESVVHLIAENKHVAAAVLVEPMQGAGGCIPGTAEFLHAIQETAKENGILFILDEVMTSRLAPGGLQSAILHPVRSIPLMPDLTTLGKWIGGGLSIGVFGGRQDLMSVYDPRTSNIQHSGTFNNNTLAMNVGYKAMTSIYTDEACAALNALGDDFRVHLQKLATGTKLTVTGVGSVMTVHFLPNGGRKDISRIHDIEVDPQGTEAALRDLFWLYLVERGLWIARRGMISFILGTTKEQVDQLLGAVKEFLEDFQDVLAAE, translated from the exons ATGAATCTGATTGCTCGGCTCTTTCTACCCCGCTCTGTCCGAATGGAAAAATCTCCAACTATGTTTATCGCCGACTCCCCAACATCATTTTGCCTTGTATTGAGCACCTGCCGGAATTTGGAATCCATCATGTCTTCACGAGCCCAACAAGCAAGCGCCTACCTGCAGGATTCCCGACAGCGATACGGATCTAGAAACCCCAAATCCAAGGTGCAACACGAGCGAGCAGCCAGGCACTTACCAGGCGGAAACACGAGATCTGTGTTACATGGCTCTCCATTCCCATTATGCATGGCGAGCGGGCGAGCAAATCGACTTGTGGATATCGATGGACACGA ATACCTCGATTTCATGTGCGACATGACCGCTGGACTCTACGGGCACTCCCATCCTCTTATTTCCGAGACCATAACGTCGACCTTGGCCAGTACTGGGATGAACGTGGGAGCGACAACCGTTGCCGAAGCCCGGTTTGCCGAAGCTATATCTGACCGGTTTACCAACATCGATCAGCTACGGTTTTGTAATTCCGGAACGGAAGCGAATCTGTACGCGTTGAGTGTAGCGCGACAGGTTACTGGCCGTCGCAAGGTAATCGTCTTCGAGGGCGCGTATCATGGGGGCGTGCTATCATTCGCGCATGGCGTGGCGCCAAATAACGTCGATAGAGAGGACTGGATTCTTGGCCAGTACAACGATAGAGAAAGCGTTGTCCACTTGATTGCTGAGAATAAACAtgttgcagcagcagtccTGGTCGAGCCAATGCAAGGAGCAGGCGGATGCATTCCAGGAACGGCAGAGTTTCTCCACGCTATACAAGAGACAGCGAAGGAGAATGGAATTCTCTTTATTCTTGACGAGGTGATGACCTCGCGCCTCGCGCCCGGGGGTCTGCAGTCGGCCATTTTACATCCAGTCCGCAGTATTCCGCTCATGCCAGATCTCACGACTCTCGGTAAATGGATCGGCGGTGGACTGAGTATCGGTGTTTTTGGTGGTCGACAAGATTTGATGTCGGTTTATGATCCGCGTACCTCCAACATTCAACATTCTGGGACGTTTAACAACAATACTCTCGCCATGAACGTTGGGTATAAAGCAATGACATCGATTTATACAGACGAAGCCTGCGCCGCACTAAATGCACTGGGGGATGACTTCCGCGTGCATTTGCAGAAATTGGCCACGGGGACAAAGCTGACCGTAACGGGCGTTGGCTCGGTGATGACCGTCCACTTTTTACCTAATGGAGGACGGAAAGATATATCTCGCATTCATGACATAGAAGTCGACCCTCAAGGCACGGAGGCGGCACTCCGCGACCTCTTCTGGCTCTACTTGGTCGAGCGTGGGCTCTGGATTGCTCGTCGTGGAATGATCAGCTTCATTCTCGGAACGACCAAAGAGCAGGTGGATCAACTTCTTGGGGCCGTAAAGGAATTTCTCGAGGACTTCCAGGATGTCCTTGCTGCGGAGTAG
- a CDS encoding Zn(II)2Cys6 transcription factor (COG:S;~EggNog:ENOG410PQ85;~InterPro:IPR036864,IPR021858,IPR001138;~PFAM:PF00172,PF11951;~go_function: GO:0000981 - DNA-binding transcription factor activity, RNA polymerase II-specific [Evidence IEA];~go_function: GO:0008270 - zinc ion binding [Evidence IEA];~go_process: GO:0006355 - regulation of transcription, DNA-templated [Evidence IEA]), whose translation MKPAPKQKQGCWTCKRRKIGCDKTAPSCNNCRRSGRDCQGYGLRLFWPDQSDGRRAMLSPTTYNGYLIVSDRSNRHFLNTTFDDLHQPCGPSICDVINRVTAAHALSARPAGCCFIYPRLLDNESSMMQYYESRISRMISTIDTRNGFRSELIPMALASSSLASLALRNAILAVAVFHRAGATAALPFKAKAVRCLSSSLSSEGNGGAAVVNTQLAASMMLCVYSVFDETEGNWYSHLDGAKAMLYHLSTMSGGKLPYHFLYTWLIYHEVLGAFTQPLHTTQQGISSIDFLTDDNVDKTLIIGSLGCSLEVLEAIHRLNKTRCATMAGHTNTTEALVLERKLVTLTQRVDFINTPTQPSNPGVSDHRKPLLTAELYRVATLLYHHRVYASHLDRTKERGNYLHHAFDLLSQMHLCTSPWPLFVVASEANSDEHRLLILRMLDRMDEARKIGNVFVLRDIIQSFWKQQDLAVGWYDAGAQPRWSGSWDLLFGEKRAVPWFI comes from the exons ATGAAGCCTGCCCCGAAACAAAAGCAAGGCTGCTGGACATGCAAGA GACGCAAAATCGGCTGCGACAAGACTGCGCCATCATGCAATAACTGCCGCCGCTCTGGGCGTGACTGTCAGGGCTACGGTCTTCGTCTGTTTTGGCCCGACCAGAGTGATGGGAGGAGAGCCATGTTGTCTCCCACGACTTATAATGGCTACCTGATTGTCTCCGATCGATCGAACAGACACTTTCTCAACACGACATTTGATGACCTGCATCAGCCTTGTGGGCCTAGTATATGTGATGTTATCAACCGGGTTACTGCGGCCCACGCCCTTTCTGCCCGGCCTGCTGGGTGTTGTTTTATTTATCCTCGACTGCTTGATAACGAGTCCAGTATGATGCAATATT ATGAAAGTCGAATATCCCGCATGATCTCCACAATCGATACGCGGAATGGCTTTCGCTCTGAGCTCATCCCCATGGCTCTCGCTTCATCCAGCTTGGCATCGCTGGCTCTGCGGAATGCTATTCTGGCCGTGGCTGTCTTTCACAGGGCTGGAGCAACAGCGGCTCTCCCGTTCAAGGCTAAAGCTGTACGCTGCCTCTCATCATCGCTGTCATCGGAAGGGAATGGCGGTGCAGCGGTTGTAAATACACAACTTGCTGCGTCAATGATGCTTTGTGTTTATAGT GTCTTCGACGAAACAGAGGGGAATTGGTACTCCCATCTAGATGGAGCAAAGGCAATGCTCTATCACCTATCGACCATGTCCGGGGGGAAGCTGCCCTATCACTTTCTGTATACATGGCTCATATACCACGAAGTACTCGGTGCCTTCACTCAGCCGTTACACACTACTCAACAGGGGATATCGTCCATTGACTTTCTAACAGACGACAACGTTGATAAGACACTC ATAATCGGATCTCTAGGGTGTTCATTAGAAGTCCTCGAAGCAATCCACCGCCTGAATAAAACGCGATGTGCCACCATGGCTGGCCATACCAACACAACAGAGGCTCTCGTCCTAGAAAGAAAACTCGTCACTCTAACACAACGCGTGGACTTCATAAATACTCCAACGCAGCCTAGCAACCCTGGTGTTTCGGATCACCGGAAACCTCTTCTAACCGCCGAGCTCTACCGAGTCGCAACCCTATTATACCACCACCGCGTCTATGCAAGCCACCTAGACAGAACCAAAGAGCGAGGAAATTACCTACACCATGCATTCGATCTCCTATCGCAAATGCACCTCTGCACAAGTCCCTGGCCGCTATTCGTGGTCGCGTCTGAAGCGAACTCCGACGAGCACAGGTTGCTCATTCTCCGTATGCTGGATCGGATGGATGAGGCGCGCAAGATTGGCAATGTTTTTGTCCTCAGGGACATTATCCAGTCGTTTTGGAAACAGCAGGACCTTGCTGTGGGTTGGTATGATGCTGGTGCACAGCCGAGGTGGTCGGGTTCGTGGGATTTGTTGtttggggagaagagggctgTTCCTTGGTTTATTTGA